The Sphingomicrobium aestuariivivum DNA window GACCGCCGTCACCATCGCCTGGCGCGACGGCTCGGCGCGCTGGGCATTTGCCGGCGGCCTGCTCGCCGCGCTTGCCATGGCCACCCGCAACACCTCGATCCTCGTCCTCGGCGCGGGCGCGCTCGCCTGGCTGTTCCTCGACCCCACCCGCCGCCGCCCGCTCCTCTGGGCGGTCCCCGGCCTCGCCCTGGGCCTCGGCGCGGAGATGCTCGTCTATGCGCTGGCGACCGGCGACCCCTTCTACCGATACGCGCTGGCGCTGTCGCACACCGGTATCCCGTCGGCCGAATTGCCCGAGGGCTTCGACACCAGCCAGTCGCCGCTCTTCAACCCCGCCTATATCGCCGCATGGCGCCGCGAGGCAGGGGTGGAGATCTGGTGGCCGATCGACGGCTGGCTCAACCTCATTGCAGGCGGCCGCCTCGGCCCGCTCCTCCTCACCGCCGCCCTCGGAGGACTGCTCCTGCGCCGCACGCTGGCGCCCGAGGCGCGGGCGACCCTCGCTCGCGCAATGGCAGCCACGCTGCTCGTCGTCCTCCTCCTTACCTGGGGGCTCGCGGTGGATCCCAAGGCGCGCATGTTCCTTGGCCTTGCCGCGCTCGCCGCCCTCGCGCATGGCGCCTTCGTCGCGGCGCGGGGCAGGGGGCGGATCGAACCGCTCGCCATCGGCCTGCTCGGCCTCCACCTGCTGCTCGGGCTCGGTACGATCCTCAATTTCCCGCACAGCCGAGATGGCGAAGCCGCAGCGCGCTCGTGGATCGCGGCGCATGGCGATGACATCGAAATGGCCGAGAGCGCGAAAAGCTATCTCACCTTCGTCCCTTCCGCACGGGACCTGCCGCTACAGGGGGCAGGGCGCCCGATGCTCGTCGCCCTTACCGCAAACGCCTGCGCGGAAGTAATTTATGACGATCCGCGCTACGGCCCGACGGCGAGCGTCGTCGCCGACGCACGCCAAAGCGCGACGAGCACGGCGCGCCTGTGCCTGTTCCGCTATGCCGATGATTACTGGACCCGCGCGCGCGGGTCCGAAGGCGGCTAGCCCTTCGTCCCGACGTGCAGGAAGTCGGGCAGCGGCCCGTTCCAGTCGTTATTGTAGGACGGAATGACGCTGGGCGAAGTCAACGGCGCTTCGTCCTTTTCGGCCACGGCCTCGACCTTCTTAGCCCGCGGCTTGCGCTCGCGCTTCTCGCGCTGCTTGCCCTCGGGCGCCTCGTCCTTCTCGGCCTTCTTGCGACGCGAGCGCTTGGGCGCTTCGGCGTCCCCGGCATCGTCCTGCGGCTTGGCTTCGGGCTTGGGCTTGTCCGACTTGACCTTCGCCGCCGCGGCCGAGCCGCCGACGCGCTTGATCTTGTGCTTGGTCAGCTTCTCGATCGTCTCGATGAGCTCCTCGTCCGCCGGCGTCACCAGCGAATAAGCGGTGCCAGTCGCACCCG harbors:
- a CDS encoding ArnT family glycosyltransferase: MMSVAFLAASLFALFCLWLNPVGYVGAGADDERYLAVARCWVEAGTPCLPDDHWGTRWPVIAPAAAALALLGDSRAALGIGASLSWGLALFGIAALATRWFGWRAGVAALLALAATPVFTTFALTPNPNVTELAFQLLALTAVTIAWRDGSARWAFAGGLLAALAMATRNTSILVLGAGALAWLFLDPTRRRPLLWAVPGLALGLGAEMLVYALATGDPFYRYALALSHTGIPSAELPEGFDTSQSPLFNPAYIAAWRREAGVEIWWPIDGWLNLIAGGRLGPLLLTAALGGLLLRRTLAPEARATLARAMAATLLVVLLLTWGLAVDPKARMFLGLAALAALAHGAFVAARGRGRIEPLAIGLLGLHLLLGLGTILNFPHSRDGEAAARSWIAAHGDDIEMAESAKSYLTFVPSARDLPLQGAGRPMLVALTANACAEVIYDDPRYGPTASVVADARQSATSTARLCLFRYADDYWTRARGSEGG